A portion of the Flavobacterium magnum genome contains these proteins:
- a CDS encoding T9SS sorting signal type C domain-containing protein — translation MRKLDLKKWLHLPFIVVLFFFAGSKVTAQTTLAAGDLLFTGYDSTLGTNNASAADRFSFVLLTNISSGTVIYFTDRGYFTSSWQASGTSEGTIKWVSGSDLTVGAEVYITAYTATVNGTANGVVTQVLGGNAISGLNLSTAGDQLIAFQNVAGDPTATGTTFVAGLHWGTCSVASDANWDTIGTCAAGPTTSTRPAGLSSSTSTIWMGNPGTGGTYTNASFKGTGAPYANVAAARTAILTKANWNRSFNLTSGLPVVVPPGTVTFVMPPSITTHPANRAICAGSATTFSVVAAGNGIGYQWQLNSGSGYTNLSNGGVYSNVTTNTLVLTAVTGTMSGYLFRCVVTNADGSVNTNAATLTVSSMTTTGSQADVSCFGGNNGSATVNVTGGIGSYSYDWTPGNPSGDGTASVSGLAAGTYTVTITDAIGCTVSKTITITQPEQIIAIGLQTNVTCNSENDGTASVSVTGGSGTYSYAWFPSGGNAATATNLAPGSYTCFIFDTNGCSTSKGFNITEGGITTWDGVAWSAGYPNSNLKAIINADYTSTGDLSACGFVVNGTANVTVLSGHDFNIANKVVVAATASLTFQNNANLLQTNTLENSGNITLKRNAMMRRLEYVYWGAPVTGQQLQAFSPLTLSNRFYTLNETTNSFVQVADPATTNFVAPVGYMVRAPNTFLGAPAPKQLFQGTFTGTPNNGDFSIPVTANNGGFNLLGNPYPSPISADLFLQANPGTLYFWTHNVLGSGNANYATYNTVGTAAPNGGDVPNGTIQTGQGFLLLKAASGMATFNNTMRIGNNDGQFFRTNTENKSRFWLNLNNDGANVSQMLVGYLDGATLNIDESMDGKLIDMEGPSLSSLVDGAAFTIQGRPTPFQNTDTVKLNFKAAQSGNYTISLDHFDGVFADGAEIFLKDDFTGTLHNLKDSAYAFVSSEGDFADRFQVVFQNTTLGTSTASQDEKSVVVYNDRGVVHIKSAAFTINEVKIFDVQGRLIYYRDNVNGDNTTIENLPAASQILMVQIKSDAGGTVVKKIVR, via the coding sequence ATGAGAAAATTAGACTTAAAAAAATGGTTGCATTTACCCTTCATTGTGGTATTGTTTTTCTTTGCGGGCAGCAAAGTAACAGCGCAAACGACACTTGCCGCCGGAGATCTATTATTCACCGGTTATGATTCAACCCTCGGAACAAATAATGCAAGCGCAGCCGATCGGTTCTCTTTTGTGCTGCTAACGAATATTTCGTCCGGTACGGTCATTTACTTTACGGATCGCGGCTATTTCACGTCAAGCTGGCAGGCATCCGGCACATCTGAGGGGACCATTAAATGGGTTTCAGGTTCTGATTTGACTGTCGGAGCCGAAGTGTATATAACAGCTTATACTGCTACCGTAAATGGTACCGCAAATGGGGTGGTAACGCAGGTTTTAGGGGGTAATGCGATATCAGGCCTTAACCTAAGTACCGCTGGCGATCAGCTTATTGCTTTCCAGAATGTTGCTGGCGACCCTACGGCCACGGGCACCACATTTGTTGCCGGTCTTCATTGGGGCACTTGTTCGGTAGCCAGTGACGCCAATTGGGATACTATTGGGACATGTGCCGCAGGACCCACGACGTCTACCCGACCTGCTGGCTTATCGTCAAGTACCTCAACAATATGGATGGGCAATCCGGGCACTGGCGGCACCTACACCAATGCCTCCTTCAAAGGTACCGGCGCGCCTTATGCGAACGTAGCCGCGGCAAGAACGGCAATCCTGACCAAAGCAAACTGGAATCGTTCGTTCAATCTTACAAGTGGTCTGCCCGTTGTTGTACCGCCGGGTACAGTCACATTTGTAATGCCTCCAAGTATCACAACCCATCCCGCAAACAGGGCTATTTGTGCTGGTAGTGCAACGACGTTCAGTGTCGTCGCGGCTGGAAACGGCATTGGCTACCAATGGCAACTCAATTCGGGTTCAGGGTATACTAATTTAAGTAATGGTGGGGTTTACTCCAATGTAACTACAAATACGTTGGTATTAACTGCAGTTACAGGTACAATGTCAGGTTATCTTTTTCGATGTGTCGTTACAAATGCCGACGGCTCCGTAAATACAAATGCCGCTACGCTTACAGTGTCCAGCATGACCACCACAGGTTCACAGGCAGATGTGAGCTGTTTTGGCGGCAACAACGGATCGGCAACTGTTAATGTAACAGGAGGTATCGGATCATACAGTTATGACTGGACACCCGGCAACCCGTCAGGCGACGGAACGGCGTCAGTGTCCGGACTTGCTGCCGGGACCTACACCGTCACTATTACTGACGCTATTGGGTGTACTGTCTCGAAAACCATCACAATTACACAGCCGGAGCAGATAATTGCCATTGGATTGCAAACGAATGTTACCTGCAACAGTGAGAATGACGGGACTGCTTCCGTATCCGTGACGGGTGGCTCGGGAACTTACAGTTATGCGTGGTTCCCGTCTGGCGGCAATGCAGCTACAGCGACCAACCTGGCACCGGGTTCTTACACCTGTTTCATTTTCGATACCAATGGCTGCAGTACGAGTAAGGGTTTCAACATCACAGAAGGTGGCATCACAACCTGGGACGGCGTAGCCTGGAGCGCAGGCTATCCTAATTCAAATCTCAAAGCAATCATCAACGCCGATTATACCTCAACAGGCGACTTATCAGCCTGTGGATTCGTGGTGAACGGTACCGCTAACGTGACGGTCCTTTCAGGCCACGATTTCAACATCGCAAATAAGGTGGTCGTTGCGGCAACCGCTTCGCTTACTTTTCAAAACAATGCCAATTTGTTACAGACAAATACATTGGAAAATTCGGGCAATATCACGCTCAAAAGAAATGCCATGATGAGAAGGCTTGAGTATGTTTACTGGGGTGCACCGGTTACGGGCCAACAGTTACAGGCATTTTCACCGTTGACATTGAGCAACCGTTTTTACACGTTGAATGAAACCACAAATAGTTTTGTTCAGGTTGCTGACCCCGCTACCACAAATTTTGTGGCACCAGTGGGCTATATGGTAAGGGCTCCCAACACTTTTTTGGGTGCGCCCGCCCCAAAACAGCTTTTTCAGGGGACTTTTACGGGCACACCAAACAACGGTGATTTCTCAATCCCTGTTACAGCAAATAATGGCGGCTTCAATTTATTGGGAAATCCATATCCTTCGCCAATCAGTGCAGACCTATTTTTGCAGGCGAATCCGGGGACGCTTTACTTCTGGACGCATAACGTTTTGGGATCGGGTAACGCCAATTATGCAACTTACAACACCGTTGGAACGGCAGCGCCTAACGGAGGTGATGTGCCGAATGGTACCATCCAGACGGGGCAAGGTTTCCTGTTGTTGAAAGCCGCTTCGGGAATGGCTACGTTCAATAATACGATGCGTATCGGCAATAACGATGGGCAGTTCTTCAGGACCAATACCGAAAATAAAAGCCGCTTCTGGCTCAACTTGAATAATGATGGTGCGAATGTCAGTCAAATGTTAGTTGGTTACCTCGATGGTGCTACGCTGAATATTGACGAATCCATGGACGGTAAGTTGATTGACATGGAAGGCCCCAGCCTTTCAAGCCTTGTTGACGGTGCCGCTTTTACCATTCAGGGCCGTCCGACACCATTTCAAAACACAGACACGGTAAAATTGAATTTCAAGGCGGCTCAGTCCGGAAATTATACAATTTCGCTCGATCATTTTGATGGGGTTTTTGCCGATGGGGCGGAGATTTTTCTAAAAGATGATTTTACGGGAACCCTCCATAACCTCAAAGATAGTGCCTATGCATTTGTTTCCAGTGAAGGCGATTTTGCAGATAGATTTCAAGTGGTGTTCCAGAATACAACGCTTGGCACATCCACCGCCTCACAGGATGAAAAAAGCGTCGTTGTATACAACGATCGGGGAGTCGTGCATATAAAGTCGGCAGCCTTTACGATAAACGAGGTAAAAATATTTGATGTCCAAGGGCGATTAATTTATTACCGGGACAATGTAAATGGAGACAATACCACCATTGAAAACCTCCCGGCGGCATCGCAAATTTTGATGGTCCAGATAAAGTCGGACGCGGGGGGTACCGTGGTTAAAAAAATAGTTAGGTAA
- a CDS encoding tetratricopeptide repeat-containing sensor histidine kinase translates to MLETATIFHKISKANPEFVSEWIKSDRLLGRAYLFNNQIDKAKSYAEIALKNSTKEKDNPENVMQVHYLMYELETRLGNYSKAEDHYTVYDSIDNVFRGEETQQNINILNTKFKVEKKNAELKLQKAALQRKEMTIFFLSFGIVALVVLGWFVYKNREKKQKIASQIQQIVASKSIIKTQEDERTRIAKDLHDGLGGLLSGVKQSLHSMKNSFIMEANEAQSFENTIDILDQGIRDLRNIAHNMIPENLIKFGLETATRDYCSYIGHSNALKVAFSPINMEGYHKDFTHSVTVYRIIQELVHNAVKHAEAKNLIVQQAVQSTTLYITIEDDGKGFDTNNATSGIGISNVRNRVSVLEGTMHITSNHLGTTVNIELPI, encoded by the coding sequence ATGCTGGAAACGGCAACGATTTTTCATAAAATCAGCAAAGCCAATCCGGAATTTGTTTCTGAATGGATAAAAAGCGACCGTTTGTTAGGCAGAGCGTACTTGTTTAACAATCAGATTGATAAAGCGAAATCGTATGCTGAAATTGCTTTAAAAAATTCCACAAAAGAAAAGGACAATCCTGAAAACGTCATGCAGGTGCATTACTTGATGTATGAGCTTGAAACCCGGTTGGGGAACTACAGCAAAGCCGAAGACCATTACACCGTTTATGATTCCATTGATAACGTTTTCAGGGGAGAAGAAACGCAGCAAAACATCAATATTTTAAATACAAAATTTAAGGTTGAGAAGAAGAATGCCGAGCTCAAATTGCAGAAAGCCGCGTTGCAACGCAAAGAAATGACCATCTTTTTCCTGTCATTTGGGATCGTTGCCTTGGTCGTCCTGGGCTGGTTTGTTTACAAGAACAGAGAGAAAAAACAAAAAATAGCGAGTCAAATCCAGCAAATCGTCGCGTCAAAATCAATCATAAAAACCCAGGAAGACGAACGGACCCGAATCGCCAAAGACCTTCACGACGGTTTGGGAGGTTTATTGTCAGGTGTCAAACAGTCGTTACACAGTATGAAAAATAGCTTTATAATGGAAGCCAACGAGGCTCAGTCGTTCGAAAACACCATCGATATCTTAGATCAGGGAATCAGGGATCTGCGAAACATCGCACACAATATGATTCCGGAAAATCTGATAAAGTTTGGCTTGGAAACGGCCACACGCGATTATTGTTCCTACATCGGCCATTCAAATGCGTTGAAGGTCGCTTTTAGCCCGATAAATATGGAGGGCTACCACAAAGATTTCACGCATTCGGTAACGGTGTACAGAATCATCCAGGAATTGGTCCACAACGCAGTGAAGCACGCCGAAGCCAAAAATTTGATTGTTCAACAGGCGGTGCAAAGCACTACGTTATACATCACCATCGAGGATGATGGTAAAGGTTTTGACACAAACAACGCAACAAGCGGAATTGGAATTTCAAATGTCAGGAACAGGGTGTCGGTATTGGAAGGAACCATGCACATTACATCGAACCATCTGGGAACAACCGTAAATATTGAGCTTCCGATATGA
- a CDS encoding EamA family transporter, producing MSIIKNKTTLLIVLAFAGIYVIWGSTFLAISYGLKGFPPFILSGFRFLAAGVLLLLWRKSKKESTGSATGWKKNAITGILILTGGTGLVAWGEQYVTSTEAAIAIATGPFWFIALDRKNWKTYFSNRLITLGLIIGFAGLLLFLQGSVRPAQAENDGSLKVLAFIILALSSVSWVIGSLYSKNNPAGNSTFMNIAQQLIVAGVASLIVALFRGEWTVFELSEITTSSILGLLFLVFFGSITAYVSYIWLLSVKDPVLVSTHTYINPIVAVIIGWLVANECISSAQFAGLGIILSGVALTNLSRYQFEKRTQVKIRKFNQVLKRIVNPYKYITQ from the coding sequence ATGTCAATTATAAAAAATAAAACTACGCTGCTAATTGTGCTGGCGTTTGCCGGAATCTATGTCATCTGGGGTTCCACTTTCCTCGCCATATCATATGGCCTCAAAGGGTTTCCACCGTTCATTCTTTCCGGTTTCAGATTCCTGGCCGCCGGAGTACTGCTGTTGCTTTGGCGCAAAAGCAAAAAAGAAAGCACCGGATCGGCGACAGGATGGAAAAAAAATGCCATTACCGGCATCCTGATCCTTACGGGCGGCACGGGACTGGTTGCCTGGGGCGAGCAATACGTGACGTCGACTGAGGCCGCGATTGCCATCGCCACCGGACCGTTCTGGTTTATTGCGCTCGACAGGAAAAACTGGAAAACCTATTTTTCCAATAGATTAATTACACTCGGCCTGATCATTGGCTTTGCCGGTTTATTGCTTTTTCTCCAAGGCAGTGTAAGGCCGGCCCAGGCTGAAAATGACGGCAGCCTGAAAGTGCTTGCATTTATTATTCTGGCATTGAGCTCAGTGTCCTGGGTCATCGGTTCATTGTACTCGAAGAACAATCCGGCAGGAAATTCCACGTTTATGAACATCGCCCAACAACTGATTGTTGCCGGGGTAGCAAGCCTCATTGTCGCGCTGTTCCGCGGCGAGTGGACAGTATTCGAGCTGTCCGAAATCACGACTTCCTCGATACTTGGACTGCTCTTCCTCGTTTTCTTCGGATCCATTACGGCCTATGTTTCTTACATCTGGCTTTTGTCTGTCAAAGATCCCGTCCTGGTCAGCACGCACACGTACATCAACCCTATCGTGGCGGTTATCATCGGCTGGCTTGTTGCCAACGAATGCATTTCCTCAGCACAATTCGCGGGGTTGGGGATCATACTTTCAGGTGTGGCATTAACCAATTTGTCGCGCTACCAATTTGAAAAACGAACCCAGGTAAAAATCAGGAAATTCAATCAGGTCCTAAAAAGGATTGTCAACCCATATAAATACATCACCCAATAA
- a CDS encoding response regulator, translated as MTKIIIVDDHPLVIEGIKALIESDSSFEIVGIALNGKQTNQLLKTEKPDIIFMDINLPDCSGIDLCREILLKFPSIIIIGLSTFNTPSYIQAMLDSGAKGYLLKNTTKNEFLKALNTVLSHKTYVSEEAKSILNTFKTETEIVLTRREREVLQLIASGKSNTEIAKELFISPTTVDSHRTNLLAKFKTNNTALLVKQALKSGFIVY; from the coding sequence ATGACAAAGATTATAATTGTTGACGATCATCCCTTGGTTATCGAAGGCATAAAGGCCTTGATCGAAAGCGATAGTTCGTTTGAAATTGTAGGTATTGCGTTGAATGGAAAGCAAACGAATCAACTTCTTAAAACTGAAAAACCCGATATCATATTCATGGACATCAACCTACCGGATTGCAGCGGTATTGACTTGTGCAGGGAGATTTTGCTGAAATTCCCATCTATCATCATTATTGGTTTAAGCACCTTTAATACACCCAGTTATATCCAGGCAATGCTTGACAGCGGCGCCAAAGGGTATTTGCTGAAAAACACCACAAAAAATGAATTTTTAAAGGCGCTGAATACAGTTTTATCACATAAAACATATGTTTCGGAGGAAGCCAAAAGTATTTTGAACACCTTCAAAACGGAAACAGAAATAGTATTGACCCGAAGGGAACGGGAAGTTTTACAACTTATCGCAAGCGGTAAGTCAAATACAGAAATTGCCAAAGAACTTTTCATCAGCCCTACAACGGTGGACAGCCACCGGACTAATCTGTTGGCTAAATTCAAGACCAATAACACAGCACTCTTGGTAAAACAAGCGCTAAAATCAGGCTTTATAGTATATTAA